In Gadus macrocephalus chromosome 11, ASM3116895v1, a single genomic region encodes these proteins:
- the itga2.2 gene encoding integrin alpha-2 isoform X2: protein MEDLTSNFFFALLVIIDRICSTQSFNIGTGDPKIFSGRVEEEFGYTVQQFKNHQGKWLLVGAPWGGFTRNRKGDVYKCPVSGPSTSCDELRLHDDMIIPNVRNVDTNMSLGLTLTRMPETKGLLTCGPLWAQRCGSQDYYPGVCAELSPLFRAQPAFSPAVQPCGGPMDIVIVLDGSNSIYPWEPMNMFLEKLIPALDIGPQSTQVSVIQYGVTPQFEFRLRDHRTKESLLAAVTNITQMFGDRTNTFEAIKYASKQGFNPMSGARPGAAKVMVVVTDGESHDEELRANAIDECEKLGITRFAIAVLGYYIRNNIDTKNLIAEIKSIASSPVENFFFNVSEEAALSKIAGALGNRIFNIEGTGKGADNFQMEMSQVGFSAHYAPKQNVLMLGAVGAYAWSGTVVHKTDSRADIFPFTAFEKTLQEGNHSSLLGYAVTSLSDGAREYFVAGAPRSNHSGQVVVYTVNGQKEATVVDTERGKQIGSYFGSALCSLDVDGDGTSDLLLVGAPMFMSALKKEQGRVYLFSITKGILNEHGFLSGPSASENSRFGMAISAVPDLDLDGFSDVVVGAPLEDQHRGVLYVYNGQHKALNKAFSQRILGSELDPKLQYFGRSIDGHGDLNDDTIPDVSVGAYGKVVQLWSCGLATVTAKASFTPDKISILSKPCLISGRKVSCFSTKICFTAVFRPKNPIGPIDLSYNLTLDADLQSSHVTSRGLFTLSNDRLLSRDVKVLKDPVCQDYQVLVQDTPDFVNSISLRVDVALRQKHSNPVLDVFSPSAWEFFIPFLKECGSDKVCVSDLSLSVKRGPEVPSSGPMLVSYNKRVSFEVAVKNKLENAYNTQLLVKYSSSLFYAFASSPKDGTSVICTSTTQEMLVACQVGYPALKTGQEVKFLIHFDFNLDELHRQAEVIFEVKSDSKEDRPSDNKKDVSISLQYNAGLTLSRQSNINFYVVNQTTAVQTELKSLNDIGPEFQFSVKISTDNFPVNLLYLTIAIPMTTKAGNPLLYITGLKTQAGGSTSCDSRELVDPLKIGGKPNKVSFTKESLRDHTGMACEETNCHVVKCILKDMEAKNHYYVNVTTRIWSGTFSYATFQTVDLTSKVEIESSQPDLLLIKHRKLEVTVTVSKPGEIADVPIGVIVGSIIGGLLLLALAVGLMWKFGFFKRKYKKMQTDAAEEMELNAPEDEGEEMELNAPEDEGDL from the exons ATGGAGGACTTAACCTCGAATTTCTTCTTTGCTCTTCTCGTCATAA TTGACCGGATCTGCAGCACTCAGTCATTCAACATTGGCACGGGAGATCCCAAGATTTTCAGCGGACGCGTGGAAGAAGAGTTTGGCTACACTGTCCAACAGTTTAAAAACCATCAAGGAAAATG GCTGTTGGTGGGTGCCCCTTGGGGTGGATTCACCAGAAACAGGAAAGGGGATGTTTATAAGTGTCCTGTCTCAGGTCCCAGCACCAGCTGTGACGAGCTCCGGCTGCATG ATGACATGATTATTCCAAATGTGAGGAACGTTGACACAAACATGAGTCTGGGTTTGACTCTTACCCGGATGCCAGAAACAAAGGGTTTGTtg ACGTGTGGTCCACTTTGGGCTCAGCGCTGTGGCAGTCAGGACTACTACCCAGGAGTGTGTGCAGAACTCAGTCCGCTCTTCAGAGCCCAGCCCGCCTTCTCCCCTGCTGTCCAGC CTTGCGGGGGTCCTATGGACATTGTGATCGTTTTGGATGGTTCCAACAGCATTTATCCATGGGAACCAATGAATATGTTCCTTGAGAAACTAATTCCTGCCTTGGACATCGGTCCTCAAAGCACACAG GTCAGTGTCATTCAATATGGGGTGACTCCCCAATTTGAATTCCGACTGAGGGACCACAGAACCAAAGAAAGTCTCCTTGCTGCAGTTACCAATATCACTCAGATGTTTGGAGACCGCACCAACACCTTTGAAGCCATCAAATACGCAAG CAAGCAGGGCTTCAATCCGATGAGCGGGGCCCGTCCGGGGGCCGccaaggtgatggtggtggtcacCGACGGCGAGTCCCACGACGAGGAATTAAGAGCCAACGCCATCGACGAGTGTGAGAAACTAGGAATCACCCGCTTTGCCATCGCT GTACTTGGCTACTACATAAGAAACAACATTGACACAAAAAACTTGATTGCTGAAATCAAGTCAATTGCCAGTTCACCTGTGGAGAATTTCTTCTTCAATGTGTCTGAAGAGGCAGCCCTTTCGAAGATTGCTGGGGCCCTGGGAAACCGTATCTTCAACATAGAGG GCACTGGGAAAGGCGCGGACAATTTCCAGATGGAGATGTCCCAGGTTGGGTTCAGCGCTCACTACGCACCTAAACAG AACGTGTTGATGCTGGGAGCGGTTGGGGCGTATGCATGGAGCGGCACTGTCGTACACAAAACTGATTCCAGAGCAGATATCTTTCCCTTTACCGCCTTTGAGAAAACCCTTCAAGAAGGGAACCACAGCTCCTTACTGG GCTACGCGGTGACCAGCCTCAGCGACGGAGCCCGGGAGTACTTCGTGGCGGGCGCACCCCGCTCCAACCACTCCGGACAGGTGGTGGTGTACACCGTCAACGGGCAGAAGGAGGCCACCGTGGTGGACACGGAGAGAGGGAAGCAG ATCGGCTCCTACTTCGGCAGCGCCCTGTGCTCGCTGGACGTGGACGGGGACGGCACGTCGGACCTCCTGCTGGTGGGAGCGCCCATGTTCATGAGCGCGCTGAAGAAGGAGCAAGGCCGGGTCTACCTCTTCTCCATCACCAAG GGAATACTGAACGAGCATGGCTTCCTCAGCGGGCCTTCGGCCTCGGAGAATTCCCGCTTCGGGATGGCGATCTCGGCCGTCccggacctggacctggacgggTTCAGTGACGTGGTGGTGGGAGCGCCGCTGGAGGACCAACACAGGGGCGTCCTGTACGTCTACAACGGGCAGCACAAGGCCCTGAACAAGGCCTTCTCACAG AGGATCCTTGGCTCCGAGCTGGACCCCAAGCTGCAGTATTTCGGGAGGTCCATCGACGGCCACGGAGATCTGAACGACGACACCATCCCGGACGTTTCGGTCGGGGCGTACGGGAAGGTGGTGCAACTCTG GTCCTGTGGTCTCGCTACAGTCACAGCCAAAGCCAGCTTCACCCCTGATAAGATCAGTATTCTCAGTAAGCCTTGTCTTATCAGCGGACGAAAGGTGTCCTGTTTCAGCACCAAGATATGTTTCACGGCTGTCTTCAGACCCAAGAACCCGATTGGACCCATCG ATTTGTCCTACAACTTGACTCTGGACGCTGACTTGCAGTCTTCACACGTGACGTCTCGCGGTCTGTTCACGCTGTCGAACGACCGTCTGCTTTCTAGGGATGTCAAAGTATTAAAAGATCCTGTATGTCAAGACTACCAAGTCCTTGTACAG GACACCCCAGACTTTGTGAACTCCATCAGTCTACGGGTGGACGTCGCTCTCCGGCAGAAACACTCCAACCCCGTGCTGGACGTGTTCTCCCCCAGTGCGTGGGAGTTCTTT ATCCCCTTCTTAAAAGAGTGCGGTTCGGACAAGGTGTGTGTGAGCGATCTGTCGCTGAGTGTGAAGAGGGGGCCAGAAGTGCCAAG TTCGGGCCCCATGTTGGTCAGCTACAACAAACGAGTGTCGTTTGAGGTGGCTGTGAAGAACAAGCTGGAGAACGCCTATAACACACAGTTGCTGGTCAAGTACTCAAGCAGCCTCTTCTACGCCTTCGCCTCCAGCCCA AAGGACGGTACGTCTGTTATCTGTACCTCCACAACGCAAGAGATGCTTGTTGCTTGTCAAGTAGGGTACCCTGCTTTAAAAACTGGCCAAGAG GTAAAATTTCTGATTCATTTTGACTTCAACCTTGACGAATTACATAGGCAAGCAGAGGTGATCTTTGAAGTGAAAAG TGACAGTAAGGAAGACAGACCTTCAGACAACAAAAAAGACGTATCAATATCTCTCCAGTATAATGCTGGACTTACTTTGTCCAG GCAGTCAAATATCAATTTCTACGTTGTAAACCAAACCACTGCTGTGCAAACTGAGCTGAAGTCCCTCAATGACATCGGCCCTGAGTTTCAATTCTCTGTCAAG ATCTCAACAGATAATTTCCCTGTGAACCTGCTGTACCTGACAATAGCTATTCCCATGACAACCAAAGCTGGAAATCCACTGCTCTATATCACCGGCTTGAAGACACAAGCA GGAGGTTCCACCAGCTGTGATTCCAGGGAACTCGTCGACCCGCTGAAAATCGGGGGGAAACCCAACAAAGTCTCCTTCACCAAGGAGAGTCTGAGGGACCACACAGGGATG GCCTGTGAAGAGACCAACTGCCACGTGGTCAAGTGCATCCTGAAAGATATGGAGGCCAAGAACCACTACTATGTCAACGTGACAACAAGGATTTGGAGTGGCACATTTTCTTAT GCTACGTTCCAGACTGTTGACCTGACCTCTAAAGTAGAGATTGAGAGCTCCCAGCCCGATCTCCTCCTCATCAAACACAGGAAGTTAGAA GTGACAGTAACGGTCAGTAAACCCGGAGAGATCGCTGATGTTCCTATCGGGGTCATAGTGGGCAGTATTATAGGAGGCCTACTGCTGCTTGCACTTGCTGTTGGTCTGATGTGGAAG TTTGGCTTCTTTAAAAGGAAATACAAGAAGATGCAAACGGATGCGGCTGAGGAGATGGAACTCAACGCACCagaagatgagggagaggagatggaactCAACGCACCAGAAGATGAGGGAGACCTGTGA
- the itga2.2 gene encoding integrin alpha-2 isoform X1 → MEDLTSNFFFALLVIIDRICSTQSFNIGTGDPKIFSGRVEEEFGYTVQQFKNHQGKWLLVGAPWGGFTRNRKGDVYKCPVSGPSTSCDELRLHDDMIIPNVRNVDTNMSLGLTLTRMPETKGLLTCGPLWAQRCGSQDYYPGVCAELSPLFRAQPAFSPAVQPCGGPMDIVIVLDGSNSIYPWEPMNMFLEKLIPALDIGPQSTQVSVIQYGVTPQFEFRLRDHRTKESLLAAVTNITQMFGDRTNTFEAIKYASKQGFNPMSGARPGAAKVMVVVTDGESHDEELRANAIDECEKLGITRFAIAVLGYYIRNNIDTKNLIAEIKSIASSPVENFFFNVSEEAALSKIAGALGNRIFNIEGTGKGADNFQMEMSQVGFSAHYAPKQNVLMLGAVGAYAWSGTVVHKTDSRADIFPFTAFEKTLQEGNHSSLLGYAVTSLSDGAREYFVAGAPRSNHSGQVVVYTVNGQKEATVVDTERGKQIGSYFGSALCSLDVDGDGTSDLLLVGAPMFMSALKKEQGRVYLFSITKGILNEHGFLSGPSASENSRFGMAISAVPDLDLDGFSDVVVGAPLEDQHRGVLYVYNGQHKALNKAFSQRILGSELDPKLQYFGRSIDGHGDLNDDTIPDVSVGAYGKVVQLWSCGLATVTAKASFTPDKISILSKPCLISGRKVSCFSTKICFTAVFRPKNPIGPIDLSYNLTLDADLQSSHVTSRGLFTLSNDRLLSRDVKVLKDPVCQDYQVLVQDTPDFVNSISLRVDVALRQKHSNPVLDVFSPSAWEFFIPFLKECGSDKVCVSDLSLSVKRGPEVPSSGPMLVSYNKRVSFEVAVKNKLENAYNTQLLVKYSSSLFYAFASSPKDGTSVICTSTTQEMLVACQVGYPALKTGQEVKFLIHFDFNLDELHRQAEVIFEVKSDSKEDRPSDNKKDVSISLQYNAGLTLSRQSNINFYVVNQTTAVQTELKSLNDIGPEFQFSVKISTDNFPVNLLYLTIAIPMTTKAGNPLLYITGLKTQAGGSTSCDSRELVDPLKIGGKPNKVSFTKESLRDHTGMACEETNCHVVKCILKDMEAKNHYYVNVTTRIWSGTFSYATFQTVDLTSKVEIESSQPDLLLIKHRKLEVTVTVSKPGEIADVPIGVIVGSIIGGLLLLALAVGLMWKFGFFKRKYKKMQTDAAEEMELNAPEDEGEEMENGEHVLGWIPSELPTGCVVYVAKTKAL, encoded by the exons ATGGAGGACTTAACCTCGAATTTCTTCTTTGCTCTTCTCGTCATAA TTGACCGGATCTGCAGCACTCAGTCATTCAACATTGGCACGGGAGATCCCAAGATTTTCAGCGGACGCGTGGAAGAAGAGTTTGGCTACACTGTCCAACAGTTTAAAAACCATCAAGGAAAATG GCTGTTGGTGGGTGCCCCTTGGGGTGGATTCACCAGAAACAGGAAAGGGGATGTTTATAAGTGTCCTGTCTCAGGTCCCAGCACCAGCTGTGACGAGCTCCGGCTGCATG ATGACATGATTATTCCAAATGTGAGGAACGTTGACACAAACATGAGTCTGGGTTTGACTCTTACCCGGATGCCAGAAACAAAGGGTTTGTtg ACGTGTGGTCCACTTTGGGCTCAGCGCTGTGGCAGTCAGGACTACTACCCAGGAGTGTGTGCAGAACTCAGTCCGCTCTTCAGAGCCCAGCCCGCCTTCTCCCCTGCTGTCCAGC CTTGCGGGGGTCCTATGGACATTGTGATCGTTTTGGATGGTTCCAACAGCATTTATCCATGGGAACCAATGAATATGTTCCTTGAGAAACTAATTCCTGCCTTGGACATCGGTCCTCAAAGCACACAG GTCAGTGTCATTCAATATGGGGTGACTCCCCAATTTGAATTCCGACTGAGGGACCACAGAACCAAAGAAAGTCTCCTTGCTGCAGTTACCAATATCACTCAGATGTTTGGAGACCGCACCAACACCTTTGAAGCCATCAAATACGCAAG CAAGCAGGGCTTCAATCCGATGAGCGGGGCCCGTCCGGGGGCCGccaaggtgatggtggtggtcacCGACGGCGAGTCCCACGACGAGGAATTAAGAGCCAACGCCATCGACGAGTGTGAGAAACTAGGAATCACCCGCTTTGCCATCGCT GTACTTGGCTACTACATAAGAAACAACATTGACACAAAAAACTTGATTGCTGAAATCAAGTCAATTGCCAGTTCACCTGTGGAGAATTTCTTCTTCAATGTGTCTGAAGAGGCAGCCCTTTCGAAGATTGCTGGGGCCCTGGGAAACCGTATCTTCAACATAGAGG GCACTGGGAAAGGCGCGGACAATTTCCAGATGGAGATGTCCCAGGTTGGGTTCAGCGCTCACTACGCACCTAAACAG AACGTGTTGATGCTGGGAGCGGTTGGGGCGTATGCATGGAGCGGCACTGTCGTACACAAAACTGATTCCAGAGCAGATATCTTTCCCTTTACCGCCTTTGAGAAAACCCTTCAAGAAGGGAACCACAGCTCCTTACTGG GCTACGCGGTGACCAGCCTCAGCGACGGAGCCCGGGAGTACTTCGTGGCGGGCGCACCCCGCTCCAACCACTCCGGACAGGTGGTGGTGTACACCGTCAACGGGCAGAAGGAGGCCACCGTGGTGGACACGGAGAGAGGGAAGCAG ATCGGCTCCTACTTCGGCAGCGCCCTGTGCTCGCTGGACGTGGACGGGGACGGCACGTCGGACCTCCTGCTGGTGGGAGCGCCCATGTTCATGAGCGCGCTGAAGAAGGAGCAAGGCCGGGTCTACCTCTTCTCCATCACCAAG GGAATACTGAACGAGCATGGCTTCCTCAGCGGGCCTTCGGCCTCGGAGAATTCCCGCTTCGGGATGGCGATCTCGGCCGTCccggacctggacctggacgggTTCAGTGACGTGGTGGTGGGAGCGCCGCTGGAGGACCAACACAGGGGCGTCCTGTACGTCTACAACGGGCAGCACAAGGCCCTGAACAAGGCCTTCTCACAG AGGATCCTTGGCTCCGAGCTGGACCCCAAGCTGCAGTATTTCGGGAGGTCCATCGACGGCCACGGAGATCTGAACGACGACACCATCCCGGACGTTTCGGTCGGGGCGTACGGGAAGGTGGTGCAACTCTG GTCCTGTGGTCTCGCTACAGTCACAGCCAAAGCCAGCTTCACCCCTGATAAGATCAGTATTCTCAGTAAGCCTTGTCTTATCAGCGGACGAAAGGTGTCCTGTTTCAGCACCAAGATATGTTTCACGGCTGTCTTCAGACCCAAGAACCCGATTGGACCCATCG ATTTGTCCTACAACTTGACTCTGGACGCTGACTTGCAGTCTTCACACGTGACGTCTCGCGGTCTGTTCACGCTGTCGAACGACCGTCTGCTTTCTAGGGATGTCAAAGTATTAAAAGATCCTGTATGTCAAGACTACCAAGTCCTTGTACAG GACACCCCAGACTTTGTGAACTCCATCAGTCTACGGGTGGACGTCGCTCTCCGGCAGAAACACTCCAACCCCGTGCTGGACGTGTTCTCCCCCAGTGCGTGGGAGTTCTTT ATCCCCTTCTTAAAAGAGTGCGGTTCGGACAAGGTGTGTGTGAGCGATCTGTCGCTGAGTGTGAAGAGGGGGCCAGAAGTGCCAAG TTCGGGCCCCATGTTGGTCAGCTACAACAAACGAGTGTCGTTTGAGGTGGCTGTGAAGAACAAGCTGGAGAACGCCTATAACACACAGTTGCTGGTCAAGTACTCAAGCAGCCTCTTCTACGCCTTCGCCTCCAGCCCA AAGGACGGTACGTCTGTTATCTGTACCTCCACAACGCAAGAGATGCTTGTTGCTTGTCAAGTAGGGTACCCTGCTTTAAAAACTGGCCAAGAG GTAAAATTTCTGATTCATTTTGACTTCAACCTTGACGAATTACATAGGCAAGCAGAGGTGATCTTTGAAGTGAAAAG TGACAGTAAGGAAGACAGACCTTCAGACAACAAAAAAGACGTATCAATATCTCTCCAGTATAATGCTGGACTTACTTTGTCCAG GCAGTCAAATATCAATTTCTACGTTGTAAACCAAACCACTGCTGTGCAAACTGAGCTGAAGTCCCTCAATGACATCGGCCCTGAGTTTCAATTCTCTGTCAAG ATCTCAACAGATAATTTCCCTGTGAACCTGCTGTACCTGACAATAGCTATTCCCATGACAACCAAAGCTGGAAATCCACTGCTCTATATCACCGGCTTGAAGACACAAGCA GGAGGTTCCACCAGCTGTGATTCCAGGGAACTCGTCGACCCGCTGAAAATCGGGGGGAAACCCAACAAAGTCTCCTTCACCAAGGAGAGTCTGAGGGACCACACAGGGATG GCCTGTGAAGAGACCAACTGCCACGTGGTCAAGTGCATCCTGAAAGATATGGAGGCCAAGAACCACTACTATGTCAACGTGACAACAAGGATTTGGAGTGGCACATTTTCTTAT GCTACGTTCCAGACTGTTGACCTGACCTCTAAAGTAGAGATTGAGAGCTCCCAGCCCGATCTCCTCCTCATCAAACACAGGAAGTTAGAA GTGACAGTAACGGTCAGTAAACCCGGAGAGATCGCTGATGTTCCTATCGGGGTCATAGTGGGCAGTATTATAGGAGGCCTACTGCTGCTTGCACTTGCTGTTGGTCTGATGTGGAAG TTTGGCTTCTTTAAAAGGAAATACAAGAAGATGCAAACGGATGCGGCTGAGGAGATGGAACTCAACGCACCagaagatgagggagaggagatggaa AACGGAGAACACGTTCTGGGTTGGATTCCATCGGAGCTCCCCACAGGTTGTGTGGTATATGTAGCCAAGACAAAGGCTTTATAA
- the itga2.2 gene encoding integrin alpha-2 isoform X3, whose translation MEDLTSNFFFALLVIIDRICSTQSFNIGTGDPKIFSGRVEEEFGYTVQQFKNHQGKWLLVGAPWGGFTRNRKGDVYKCPVSGPSTSCDELRLHDDMIIPNVRNVDTNMSLGLTLTRMPETKGLLTCGPLWAQRCGSQDYYPGVCAELSPLFRAQPAFSPAVQPCGGPMDIVIVLDGSNSIYPWEPMNMFLEKLIPALDIGPQSTQVSVIQYGVTPQFEFRLRDHRTKESLLAAVTNITQMFGDRTNTFEAIKYASKQGFNPMSGARPGAAKVMVVVTDGESHDEELRANAIDECEKLGITRFAIAVLGYYIRNNIDTKNLIAEIKSIASSPVENFFFNVSEEAALSKIAGALGNRIFNIEGTGKGADNFQMEMSQVGFSAHYAPKQNVLMLGAVGAYAWSGTVVHKTDSRADIFPFTAFEKTLQEGNHSSLLGYAVTSLSDGAREYFVAGAPRSNHSGQVVVYTVNGQKEATVVDTERGKQIGSYFGSALCSLDVDGDGTSDLLLVGAPMFMSALKKEQGRVYLFSITKGILNEHGFLSGPSASENSRFGMAISAVPDLDLDGFSDVVVGAPLEDQHRGVLYVYNGQHKALNKAFSQRILGSELDPKLQYFGRSIDGHGDLNDDTIPDVSVGAYGKVVQLWSCGLATVTAKASFTPDKISILSKPCLISGRKVSCFSTKICFTAVFRPKNPIGPIDLSYNLTLDADLQSSHVTSRGLFTLSNDRLLSRDVKVLKDPVCQDYQVLVQDTPDFVNSISLRVDVALRQKHSNPVLDVFSPSAWEFFIPFLKECGSDKVCVSDLSLSVKRGPEVPSSGPMLVSYNKRVSFEVAVKNKLENAYNTQLLVKYSSSLFYAFASSPKDGTSVICTSTTQEMLVACQVGYPALKTGQEVKFLIHFDFNLDELHRQAEVIFEVKSDSKEDRPSDNKKDVSISLQYNAGLTLSRQSNINFYVVNQTTAVQTELKSLNDIGPEFQFSVKISTDNFPVNLLYLTIAIPMTTKAGNPLLYITGLKTQAGGSTSCDSRELVDPLKIGGKPNKVSFTKESLRDHTGMACEETNCHVVKCILKDMEAKNHYYVNVTTRIWSGTFSYATFQTVDLTSKVEIESSQPDLLLIKHRKLEVTVTVSKPGEIADVPIGVIVGSIIGGLLLLALAVGLMWKFGFFKRKYKKMQTDAAEEMELNAPEDEGDL comes from the exons ATGGAGGACTTAACCTCGAATTTCTTCTTTGCTCTTCTCGTCATAA TTGACCGGATCTGCAGCACTCAGTCATTCAACATTGGCACGGGAGATCCCAAGATTTTCAGCGGACGCGTGGAAGAAGAGTTTGGCTACACTGTCCAACAGTTTAAAAACCATCAAGGAAAATG GCTGTTGGTGGGTGCCCCTTGGGGTGGATTCACCAGAAACAGGAAAGGGGATGTTTATAAGTGTCCTGTCTCAGGTCCCAGCACCAGCTGTGACGAGCTCCGGCTGCATG ATGACATGATTATTCCAAATGTGAGGAACGTTGACACAAACATGAGTCTGGGTTTGACTCTTACCCGGATGCCAGAAACAAAGGGTTTGTtg ACGTGTGGTCCACTTTGGGCTCAGCGCTGTGGCAGTCAGGACTACTACCCAGGAGTGTGTGCAGAACTCAGTCCGCTCTTCAGAGCCCAGCCCGCCTTCTCCCCTGCTGTCCAGC CTTGCGGGGGTCCTATGGACATTGTGATCGTTTTGGATGGTTCCAACAGCATTTATCCATGGGAACCAATGAATATGTTCCTTGAGAAACTAATTCCTGCCTTGGACATCGGTCCTCAAAGCACACAG GTCAGTGTCATTCAATATGGGGTGACTCCCCAATTTGAATTCCGACTGAGGGACCACAGAACCAAAGAAAGTCTCCTTGCTGCAGTTACCAATATCACTCAGATGTTTGGAGACCGCACCAACACCTTTGAAGCCATCAAATACGCAAG CAAGCAGGGCTTCAATCCGATGAGCGGGGCCCGTCCGGGGGCCGccaaggtgatggtggtggtcacCGACGGCGAGTCCCACGACGAGGAATTAAGAGCCAACGCCATCGACGAGTGTGAGAAACTAGGAATCACCCGCTTTGCCATCGCT GTACTTGGCTACTACATAAGAAACAACATTGACACAAAAAACTTGATTGCTGAAATCAAGTCAATTGCCAGTTCACCTGTGGAGAATTTCTTCTTCAATGTGTCTGAAGAGGCAGCCCTTTCGAAGATTGCTGGGGCCCTGGGAAACCGTATCTTCAACATAGAGG GCACTGGGAAAGGCGCGGACAATTTCCAGATGGAGATGTCCCAGGTTGGGTTCAGCGCTCACTACGCACCTAAACAG AACGTGTTGATGCTGGGAGCGGTTGGGGCGTATGCATGGAGCGGCACTGTCGTACACAAAACTGATTCCAGAGCAGATATCTTTCCCTTTACCGCCTTTGAGAAAACCCTTCAAGAAGGGAACCACAGCTCCTTACTGG GCTACGCGGTGACCAGCCTCAGCGACGGAGCCCGGGAGTACTTCGTGGCGGGCGCACCCCGCTCCAACCACTCCGGACAGGTGGTGGTGTACACCGTCAACGGGCAGAAGGAGGCCACCGTGGTGGACACGGAGAGAGGGAAGCAG ATCGGCTCCTACTTCGGCAGCGCCCTGTGCTCGCTGGACGTGGACGGGGACGGCACGTCGGACCTCCTGCTGGTGGGAGCGCCCATGTTCATGAGCGCGCTGAAGAAGGAGCAAGGCCGGGTCTACCTCTTCTCCATCACCAAG GGAATACTGAACGAGCATGGCTTCCTCAGCGGGCCTTCGGCCTCGGAGAATTCCCGCTTCGGGATGGCGATCTCGGCCGTCccggacctggacctggacgggTTCAGTGACGTGGTGGTGGGAGCGCCGCTGGAGGACCAACACAGGGGCGTCCTGTACGTCTACAACGGGCAGCACAAGGCCCTGAACAAGGCCTTCTCACAG AGGATCCTTGGCTCCGAGCTGGACCCCAAGCTGCAGTATTTCGGGAGGTCCATCGACGGCCACGGAGATCTGAACGACGACACCATCCCGGACGTTTCGGTCGGGGCGTACGGGAAGGTGGTGCAACTCTG GTCCTGTGGTCTCGCTACAGTCACAGCCAAAGCCAGCTTCACCCCTGATAAGATCAGTATTCTCAGTAAGCCTTGTCTTATCAGCGGACGAAAGGTGTCCTGTTTCAGCACCAAGATATGTTTCACGGCTGTCTTCAGACCCAAGAACCCGATTGGACCCATCG ATTTGTCCTACAACTTGACTCTGGACGCTGACTTGCAGTCTTCACACGTGACGTCTCGCGGTCTGTTCACGCTGTCGAACGACCGTCTGCTTTCTAGGGATGTCAAAGTATTAAAAGATCCTGTATGTCAAGACTACCAAGTCCTTGTACAG GACACCCCAGACTTTGTGAACTCCATCAGTCTACGGGTGGACGTCGCTCTCCGGCAGAAACACTCCAACCCCGTGCTGGACGTGTTCTCCCCCAGTGCGTGGGAGTTCTTT ATCCCCTTCTTAAAAGAGTGCGGTTCGGACAAGGTGTGTGTGAGCGATCTGTCGCTGAGTGTGAAGAGGGGGCCAGAAGTGCCAAG TTCGGGCCCCATGTTGGTCAGCTACAACAAACGAGTGTCGTTTGAGGTGGCTGTGAAGAACAAGCTGGAGAACGCCTATAACACACAGTTGCTGGTCAAGTACTCAAGCAGCCTCTTCTACGCCTTCGCCTCCAGCCCA AAGGACGGTACGTCTGTTATCTGTACCTCCACAACGCAAGAGATGCTTGTTGCTTGTCAAGTAGGGTACCCTGCTTTAAAAACTGGCCAAGAG GTAAAATTTCTGATTCATTTTGACTTCAACCTTGACGAATTACATAGGCAAGCAGAGGTGATCTTTGAAGTGAAAAG TGACAGTAAGGAAGACAGACCTTCAGACAACAAAAAAGACGTATCAATATCTCTCCAGTATAATGCTGGACTTACTTTGTCCAG GCAGTCAAATATCAATTTCTACGTTGTAAACCAAACCACTGCTGTGCAAACTGAGCTGAAGTCCCTCAATGACATCGGCCCTGAGTTTCAATTCTCTGTCAAG ATCTCAACAGATAATTTCCCTGTGAACCTGCTGTACCTGACAATAGCTATTCCCATGACAACCAAAGCTGGAAATCCACTGCTCTATATCACCGGCTTGAAGACACAAGCA GGAGGTTCCACCAGCTGTGATTCCAGGGAACTCGTCGACCCGCTGAAAATCGGGGGGAAACCCAACAAAGTCTCCTTCACCAAGGAGAGTCTGAGGGACCACACAGGGATG GCCTGTGAAGAGACCAACTGCCACGTGGTCAAGTGCATCCTGAAAGATATGGAGGCCAAGAACCACTACTATGTCAACGTGACAACAAGGATTTGGAGTGGCACATTTTCTTAT GCTACGTTCCAGACTGTTGACCTGACCTCTAAAGTAGAGATTGAGAGCTCCCAGCCCGATCTCCTCCTCATCAAACACAGGAAGTTAGAA GTGACAGTAACGGTCAGTAAACCCGGAGAGATCGCTGATGTTCCTATCGGGGTCATAGTGGGCAGTATTATAGGAGGCCTACTGCTGCTTGCACTTGCTGTTGGTCTGATGTGGAAG TTTGGCTTCTTTAAAAGGAAATACAAGAAGATGCAAACGGATGCGGCT gaggagatggaactCAACGCACCAGAAGATGAGGGAGACCTGTGA